One Actinomycetota bacterium genomic window carries:
- a CDS encoding aminotransferase class V-fold PLP-dependent enzyme, translating into MTDPTIPALDPGERLLCGPGPSNVHPKVLEAMQLPMNGHLDPDFWDILLDLVTGMRALWRRPEGGLTIALSSSGTSAMEAGFLNLADPGNTVISCHWGFFGSRLNDFAHSVGGNVIELTADFGQIVSVDRIMEALAANPDAKIVSVVHAETSTGAEFPLEALAEAMRAAGSDALLYADCVTSLGGQQVEAEAWGIDYGYSCSQKALGCPPGIAPVTISERAVAAMQRHQGPVPYYYDFEELSKYWIDRPITYHHTMPILQYYALYTGIRLALEEGLEARWARNADAGRYFQDEIRSRGYELLADPNHQLVELSAVKVPEGVDGKEIQTRILREHGIEVGGGLGPKAPPIWRVGLMGVNANRETADRVLAAFDAVLPR; encoded by the coding sequence ATGACCGACCCGACGATCCCGGCGCTGGATCCGGGCGAGCGGCTGCTCTGCGGCCCCGGCCCGTCGAACGTGCATCCGAAGGTGCTCGAGGCGATGCAGCTGCCGATGAACGGGCACCTCGACCCCGACTTCTGGGACATCCTGCTGGACCTCGTGACCGGCATGCGCGCGCTCTGGCGCCGGCCCGAGGGTGGCCTCACGATCGCGCTCAGCTCGTCGGGCACGAGCGCGATGGAAGCGGGCTTCCTGAACCTGGCCGACCCCGGCAACACCGTGATCAGCTGCCACTGGGGATTCTTCGGCTCCCGCCTCAACGACTTCGCCCACAGCGTGGGCGGGAACGTGATCGAGCTGACCGCTGACTTCGGTCAGATCGTGAGCGTCGACCGCATCATGGAGGCGCTCGCGGCGAACCCCGACGCGAAGATCGTGAGCGTGGTGCACGCCGAGACCTCGACGGGCGCGGAGTTCCCGCTGGAGGCGCTCGCCGAGGCGATGCGTGCGGCCGGCAGCGACGCGCTGCTGTACGCCGACTGCGTGACCTCGCTCGGCGGCCAGCAGGTCGAGGCCGAGGCATGGGGCATCGACTACGGCTACTCGTGCTCGCAGAAGGCGCTCGGCTGCCCTCCCGGCATCGCGCCGGTGACGATCAGCGAACGGGCCGTGGCCGCGATGCAGCGGCACCAAGGCCCCGTGCCGTACTACTACGACTTCGAGGAGCTCTCGAAGTACTGGATCGACCGGCCGATCACCTACCACCACACGATGCCGATCCTGCAGTACTACGCGCTGTACACGGGCATCCGTCTGGCCCTCGAAGAGGGCCTCGAGGCGCGATGGGCGCGCAACGCCGACGCAGGGCGGTACTTCCAGGACGAGATCCGCTCGCGCGGCTACGAGCTGCTCGCCGACCCGAACCACCAGCTCGTGGAGCTCTCCGCGGTCAAGGTGCCCGAAGGCGTCGACGGCAAGGAGATCCAGACGCGCATCCTGCGCGAGCACGGAATCGAGGTCGGCGGCGGACTCGGGCCGAAGGCACCGCCGATCTGGCGGGTGGGCCTCATGGGCGTCAACGCGAACCGCGAGACCGCCGACCGCGTGCTCGCCGCGTTCGACGCAGTGCTGCCTCGTTGA
- a CDS encoding CoA ester lyase, giving the protein MNRGRLHRSELAVPGTNLRAMEKAPTLGADVVFLDLEDAVAPDDKEQARTNVIEALGAHDWTRCAISVRINGLDTHWCYRDVIEVVEARGDMLDTVLVPKVGSPSDVEFVATLLDQIEQRNGWEPGRIGIHILIETAAGMANVEAISRARPDRLEAMVFGVADYAASVQARTTNIGGANPDYSVLTDPGPQTGAREIHWGDQWHFGISRMVAACRAQGLRPIDGPFGDHSDADGYRSAARRAGALGCEGKWAIHPSQVELANEVFTPAEAEIERAERILQAMEEGAKEGKGAVSLDGRLIDAASIRMAENLMRKVEQMRVRGGDAT; this is encoded by the coding sequence ATGAACCGGGGGCGGCTACATCGCAGCGAGCTCGCCGTGCCCGGCACGAACCTGCGGGCGATGGAGAAGGCGCCCACGCTCGGGGCCGACGTGGTGTTCCTCGACCTCGAGGACGCTGTCGCACCCGACGACAAGGAGCAGGCGCGCACGAACGTGATCGAGGCGCTCGGCGCACATGACTGGACCCGCTGCGCGATCAGCGTGAGGATCAACGGCCTCGACACGCACTGGTGCTACCGCGACGTGATCGAGGTCGTCGAGGCACGCGGCGACATGCTCGACACCGTGCTCGTGCCCAAGGTGGGATCGCCGAGCGACGTCGAGTTCGTCGCGACGTTGCTCGACCAGATCGAGCAGCGCAACGGATGGGAACCGGGGCGGATCGGCATCCACATCCTGATCGAGACCGCGGCCGGCATGGCCAACGTCGAGGCGATCTCGCGCGCCCGGCCCGACCGTCTCGAGGCGATGGTGTTCGGGGTCGCCGACTACGCGGCCAGCGTGCAGGCGCGCACGACGAACATCGGCGGCGCGAATCCCGACTACTCCGTGCTCACCGATCCCGGGCCACAGACGGGAGCACGGGAGATCCATTGGGGCGACCAGTGGCACTTCGGCATCTCGCGCATGGTCGCGGCGTGTCGCGCGCAGGGGCTGCGCCCGATCGACGGTCCTTTCGGGGACCACTCGGACGCCGACGGGTATCGCAGCGCTGCCCGCCGTGCCGGGGCACTGGGGTGCGAGGGGAAGTGGGCGATCCACCCGTCGCAGGTCGAGCTCGCGAACGAGGTCTTCACGCCGGCCGAGGCCGAGATCGAGCGGGCCGAGCGCATCCTGCAGGCGATGGAGGAAGGCGCGAAGGAAGGCAAGGGGGCGGTCTCGCTCGACGGCCGCCTGATCGATGCGGCGTCGATCCGCATGGCCGAGAACCTGATGCGCAAGGTCGAGCAGATGCGCGTGCGGGGAGGGGACGCGACGTGA
- the sucC gene encoding ADP-forming succinate--CoA ligase subunit beta codes for MNIHEYQAKSLLRHYRVTTPRGEVVYTSKAAARVAEELGGQRWVVKAQIHAGGRGKAGGVKVGNTPERVAELADQMLGSTLVTQQTGPEGQRVSRVLVERASRIEREFYLSLVVDRDSQRIVVIASAEGGVDIEDVAASNPDAIHTEYIDPGVGLLDFQARKVATAIGLGKKTTSFTRLLKRMYRLFRDRDCLMLEVNPFIETEDGELVALDAKMSFDDNALFRQGDVVELRDFDEEDPKEVEASGHGLNYIALDGSVGCIVNGAGLAMGTMDAIAHHGGRPANFLDVGGGASPEKIANAFRIVLQDPNVRAILVNIFAGINRCDWIAQGVVQAARDQEIGVPVIVRLAGTNVQEGRRILDESGLELIQAQDLDDAAAKAVLAAEGVPA; via the coding sequence GTGAACATCCATGAGTACCAGGCGAAATCGCTGCTGCGGCACTATCGTGTGACGACGCCGCGCGGCGAGGTCGTCTACACGTCGAAGGCCGCGGCGCGCGTCGCCGAGGAGCTCGGCGGCCAGCGGTGGGTCGTGAAGGCCCAGATCCACGCCGGCGGCCGCGGCAAGGCCGGCGGCGTCAAGGTCGGCAACACCCCCGAGCGCGTGGCCGAGCTCGCCGACCAGATGCTCGGCTCGACGCTCGTCACCCAGCAGACCGGACCCGAGGGCCAGCGCGTGAGCCGCGTGCTCGTCGAACGTGCCTCTCGCATCGAGCGCGAGTTTTATCTCTCGCTCGTCGTCGATCGCGACTCCCAGCGCATCGTCGTGATCGCGAGCGCCGAGGGTGGCGTCGACATCGAGGATGTCGCTGCGTCGAACCCCGACGCGATCCACACCGAGTACATCGACCCCGGCGTCGGGCTGCTCGACTTCCAGGCTCGGAAGGTGGCGACCGCGATCGGCTTGGGCAAGAAGACGACGTCGTTCACCCGGCTGCTCAAGCGCATGTACCGGCTCTTCCGCGATCGAGATTGCCTGATGCTCGAGGTGAACCCGTTCATCGAGACCGAGGACGGGGAGCTCGTCGCGCTCGACGCGAAGATGAGCTTCGACGATAACGCGCTGTTCCGCCAGGGCGACGTCGTGGAGCTGCGCGACTTCGACGAGGAGGACCCGAAGGAGGTCGAGGCCTCGGGCCACGGCCTGAACTACATCGCGCTCGACGGCTCGGTCGGCTGCATCGTGAACGGTGCCGGGCTCGCGATGGGCACGATGGACGCGATCGCGCACCACGGCGGACGCCCGGCCAACTTCCTCGACGTGGGCGGCGGCGCGAGCCCCGAGAAGATCGCGAACGCGTTCCGCATCGTGCTGCAGGACCCGAACGTTCGGGCGATCCTCGTCAACATCTTCGCGGGCATCAACCGGTGCGACTGGATCGCCCAGGGCGTCGTGCAGGCCGCACGGGACCAGGAGATCGGCGTGCCGGTGATCGTGCGCCTCGCCGGCACGAACGTCCAGGAAGGCCGTCGCATCCTCGACGAGAGCGGCCTCGAGCTGATCCAGGCACAGGACCTGGACGACGCCGCCGCGAAGGCCGTGCTCGCGGCCGAGGGGGTTCCCGCATGA
- the sucD gene encoding succinate--CoA ligase subunit alpha encodes MSVFVDKDSKVIIQGFTGQHATFHAEEAMNTGTTIVGGVTPGKGGATHLGLPVFNSVAEAVKETGADVSGIFVPPAVATDSLLEAVDAGVDVAVIIADGVPVQDMVRTKRYLAGRSTRIIGPNSPGIITPGECKVGIMPSHIYMKGRVGVVSRSGTLNYEAVSQMTTLGLGQSTCVGIGGDPVNGTDFKTVLQAFEGDDDTDVVVMIGEIGGQQEVEAASWASQYMSKPLVAFIAGVSAPRGRRMGHAGAVIAGESDTATAKLDAIEALGHRVVRNPADIGDTVLRAVKETGERAGTGAS; translated from the coding sequence ATGAGCGTCTTCGTCGACAAGGACTCGAAGGTCATCATCCAGGGGTTCACGGGCCAGCATGCGACCTTCCACGCTGAAGAGGCGATGAACACCGGCACCACGATCGTCGGCGGCGTCACACCCGGCAAGGGCGGCGCGACGCACCTCGGCCTGCCCGTCTTCAACAGCGTCGCGGAGGCGGTCAAGGAGACGGGCGCCGACGTGAGCGGCATCTTCGTGCCGCCCGCGGTCGCGACCGACTCGCTGCTCGAGGCTGTCGATGCCGGCGTCGACGTCGCAGTGATCATCGCCGACGGCGTGCCCGTGCAGGACATGGTACGCACGAAGCGCTACCTCGCCGGACGCTCGACCCGCATCATCGGCCCCAACTCCCCGGGAATCATCACGCCCGGCGAGTGCAAGGTCGGGATCATGCCCAGCCACATCTACATGAAGGGTCGGGTCGGCGTGGTCTCGCGCTCGGGCACGCTGAACTACGAGGCCGTCTCGCAGATGACCACGCTCGGCCTCGGCCAATCGACGTGCGTCGGCATCGGCGGCGATCCGGTCAACGGCACCGACTTCAAGACCGTGCTCCAGGCCTTCGAGGGCGACGACGACACCGACGTGGTCGTGATGATCGGCGAGATCGGCGGCCAGCAGGAGGTCGAAGCCGCATCGTGGGCCTCGCAGTACATGTCGAAGCCGCTCGTCGCGTTCATCGCGGGGGTCTCCGCGCCGCGCGGCCGCCGCATGGGGCACGCGGGTGCGGTGATCGCCGGCGAGTCCGACACCGCGACCGCGAAGCTCGACGCGATCGAGGCGCTCGGGCACCGCGTGGTACGCAACCCCGCCGACATCGGGGACACGGTGCTGCGTGCCGTCAAGGAGACGGGGGAACGAGCGGGTACCGGCGCGTCGTAG
- a CDS encoding PQQ-binding-like beta-propeller repeat protein: MSIAASVRSIVMAICCVIAMTMLAPSDASAAAPARARWLETFTRPTSPMSASALAVDATGRRVYVLMSDLHSGPSTIVAYAARTGEQLWRWSNRKMVVNDITADPSRALLYVTGGNRWSGGQLFLTAALHGRTGERLWRSRLDPPGAGSSHHVAVAPDGGQVYIAGSVRTENAKGHWLVVAYGASSGARTWTGHLGRAYRRGSPSELAVTSDGSIVLGGTVDVGGDCNAAAAALSPTDGARSWFHVLGPTQDCGFELLAAGPTSLFVAWEDRVPSLAALDPSDGTVIWSRDLHRLRLVSTLAATPSLLVVEGGIGRRGTVAAFDSDDGTRAWSTELRRVDAYGIYALHAPPGGDIVYAAGARRHGEAFVTALALGNGGRRGTTTYDGIWSSTQWVALAGSARRVYATGGSIEGTNGLTEGEAATASYRAWA, encoded by the coding sequence GTGTCCATCGCGGCTTCGGTGCGATCGATCGTCATGGCGATCTGCTGCGTGATCGCGATGACGATGCTCGCGCCCTCCGACGCCTCGGCCGCGGCGCCGGCCCGTGCTCGATGGCTCGAGACCTTTACCCGTCCGACCTCGCCGATGTCGGCATCCGCGCTGGCGGTGGATGCGACCGGCAGACGCGTGTACGTCCTGATGTCCGACCTGCACAGTGGCCCGTCGACGATCGTGGCCTATGCGGCGCGGACCGGCGAGCAGCTGTGGAGATGGTCGAACCGGAAGATGGTGGTCAACGACATCACGGCCGACCCGTCGCGTGCTCTCCTCTACGTCACCGGTGGGAACCGGTGGAGCGGCGGACAGCTCTTCCTCACCGCCGCGCTGCACGGGCGTACGGGCGAACGGCTGTGGCGGTCACGCCTCGACCCCCCCGGAGCCGGCAGCTCGCACCACGTCGCGGTCGCACCCGACGGTGGGCAGGTCTACATCGCAGGCTCGGTGCGTACCGAGAACGCGAAGGGGCACTGGCTCGTGGTCGCCTATGGAGCATCGTCCGGCGCCCGCACATGGACGGGTCACCTGGGTCGCGCCTACCGACGCGGGTCCCCCAGCGAGCTCGCCGTGACGTCCGACGGCTCGATCGTCCTCGGCGGCACGGTCGACGTCGGGGGTGACTGCAACGCGGCCGCCGCCGCTCTCTCGCCCACGGACGGGGCCCGGTCGTGGTTCCATGTTCTCGGTCCGACCCAAGACTGCGGGTTCGAGCTCCTCGCAGCCGGCCCGACGTCGCTCTTCGTCGCCTGGGAAGACCGAGTCCCGAGCCTCGCTGCACTCGACCCCTCGGATGGGACCGTCATCTGGTCGCGCGACCTTCATCGACTCCGGCTCGTGTCCACCTTGGCGGCTACGCCCTCGCTGCTGGTCGTCGAGGGCGGTATCGGGCGTCGAGGCACGGTGGCCGCGTTCGACTCGGACGACGGCACCCGGGCATGGTCGACGGAGCTGCGACGCGTCGACGCCTACGGGATCTACGCCCTGCACGCGCCGCCCGGCGGCGACATCGTCTACGCCGCCGGCGCCCGACGGCACGGGGAGGCGTTCGTGACGGCGCTCGCCCTCGGGAACGGAGGCCGGCGCGGGACGACGACCTACGACGGCATCTGGTCGTCCACGCAGTGGGTCGCGCTCGCCGGAAGCGCGCGCCGTGTCTACGCGACCGGCGGATCGATCGAAGGCACGAACGGGCTCACCGAAGGAGAAGCCGCAACGGCCTCCTACCGGGCATGGGCGTGA
- a CDS encoding DNA primase small subunit domain-containing protein, which yields MATPSITISMQGRDIKVTSPDKVYFPDAKGGPITKLEVVEYWATVAEAALNGCHDRPAILHRFPGGVTGEDTEPFYQKRIPKGAPDWVRTATVKFPSGRTASMPVMHDEAALVWAATLGCLECNPWPVRADDVDHPDELRVDLDPTDGVPWDDVRRVALMARDVLAEHGLIGFPKTSGKRGIHVNTRVERGNGFTNTRRAALAFAREVERRMPGVATTAWWKEERTGVFLDYNQNARDRTVASAYSIRPMPDARVSTPLHWDEVADVEPERFTLRTVPDRLREIGDPGADIDDHVGTLDSLLELAAKDAEGGLGDAPWPPHFPKGDDEPLRVNPSRAKKVAEWEASKQERKGKPRGDPG from the coding sequence ATGGCCACGCCGTCGATCACGATCTCGATGCAGGGGCGGGACATCAAGGTCACGAGCCCCGACAAGGTCTACTTCCCCGACGCAAAGGGGGGGCCGATCACGAAGCTCGAGGTCGTGGAGTACTGGGCGACCGTGGCTGAGGCCGCCCTCAACGGGTGCCACGACCGCCCGGCGATCCTGCACCGCTTCCCCGGCGGGGTGACCGGCGAGGACACCGAGCCCTTCTATCAGAAGCGCATCCCGAAGGGGGCTCCCGACTGGGTGCGCACCGCGACGGTGAAGTTCCCGAGCGGGCGCACCGCGTCGATGCCCGTGATGCACGACGAGGCCGCGCTCGTGTGGGCGGCCACGCTGGGCTGCCTCGAGTGCAACCCGTGGCCCGTACGCGCCGACGACGTCGACCACCCCGACGAGCTGCGCGTCGATCTCGACCCGACCGACGGCGTGCCGTGGGACGACGTGCGCCGCGTCGCCCTGATGGCTCGCGACGTGCTCGCCGAGCACGGGCTGATCGGCTTCCCGAAGACGAGCGGGAAGCGCGGCATCCACGTGAACACCCGCGTCGAGCGCGGGAACGGCTTCACGAACACGCGTCGGGCGGCCCTCGCGTTCGCGCGGGAGGTCGAGCGGCGCATGCCAGGCGTGGCCACGACCGCATGGTGGAAGGAGGAGCGCACCGGCGTCTTCCTCGACTACAACCAGAACGCCCGCGATCGCACGGTCGCGAGCGCATACTCGATCCGGCCGATGCCCGACGCCCGCGTCTCCACACCCCTGCACTGGGACGAGGTCGCCGACGTCGAGCCCGAGCGGTTCACGCTGCGCACCGTGCCCGACCGACTGCGCGAGATCGGCGATCCCGGCGCCGACATCGACGACCACGTCGGCACGCTCGACTCCCTGCTCGAGCTCGCGGCGAAGGACGCCGAGGGCGGGCTCGGCGACGCGCCGTGGCCCCCCCACTTCCCGAAGGGCGACGACGAGCCGCTTCGCGTGAACCCGTCTCGTGCGAAGAAGGTCGCCGAATGGGAGGCCTCGAAGCAGGAGCGGAAAGGGAAGCCCCGAGGGGACCCGGGGTGA
- a CDS encoding metallophosphoesterase gives MTRSGRRARIPSAGLIVAAVASVLVGAGIVLAVTASDDHPPARTGGVATPIEPLPPEALAVVAAGDICLPQPGSCRRTATLIDGLDPDAVLALGDNQYPDGTIDQYRSSYGATWGAFLDITYPVAGNHEWNTEDAKGYLDYFGRPYWYTFVLGDWRFYALDGTCDENGGCAVGDPQYEWLAAQLEQRSDRCIVAFWHQPRFSSGSEHGSDEAVAELWTLLEHAGADLVLNGHEHHYERFVPQDATGSPSPGGIVEIVVGTGGNTHVYPFGDPLPTSAVRLEELGVLELGLLEDSWLARFVETSGEVADRARGDC, from the coding sequence ATGACCCGCTCGGGGCGACGGGCACGGATCCCCTCGGCGGGCCTCATCGTAGCGGCGGTCGCGTCGGTCCTCGTCGGCGCCGGCATCGTGCTCGCCGTGACGGCCTCGGACGATCACCCGCCGGCGCGGACCGGCGGGGTCGCGACGCCGATCGAACCGCTGCCGCCGGAAGCGCTCGCGGTGGTTGCTGCCGGCGACATCTGTCTCCCGCAGCCCGGATCGTGCCGGCGGACCGCGACGCTCATCGACGGTCTCGACCCAGACGCGGTCCTGGCGCTCGGCGACAACCAGTATCCGGACGGGACGATCGATCAGTACCGATCGAGCTACGGCGCCACGTGGGGGGCGTTCCTCGACATCACGTACCCCGTCGCGGGCAATCATGAGTGGAACACCGAGGATGCGAAGGGGTACCTCGACTACTTCGGACGACCGTATTGGTACACGTTCGTCCTGGGCGACTGGCGGTTCTATGCCTTGGACGGCACCTGCGACGAGAACGGTGGGTGCGCGGTCGGCGACCCGCAGTACGAGTGGCTCGCGGCGCAGCTCGAGCAGCGATCGGACCGGTGCATCGTCGCATTCTGGCATCAGCCCCGATTCTCCTCGGGCAGCGAGCACGGATCCGATGAGGCCGTCGCGGAATTGTGGACGTTGCTCGAGCACGCGGGCGCCGATCTCGTGCTGAACGGTCACGAGCATCACTACGAGCGATTCGTACCCCAAGACGCCACCGGGAGTCCGTCGCCCGGCGGCATCGTGGAGATCGTGGTCGGCACGGGTGGCAACACGCACGTGTATCCGTTCGGCGATCCGCTCCCGACCTCTGCCGTGCGTCTCGAGGAGCTCGGAGTCCTCGAGCTCGGCTTGCTCGAGGACTCCTGGCTCGCGCGGTTCGTCGAGACGAGTGGTGAGGTCGCCGACCGAGCTCGAGGCGACTGCTGA
- a CDS encoding metallophosphoesterase, with the protein MTRSRRFIALVAAIALWPLAATQPALARAPVIVAAGDIACGGDPCTPERRTARLVRSIGPRAVLALGDLQYPDGSLEDFRSSYDRTWGRFKGRTFPTPGNHEYQTPHADGYFRYFGGRAHRAPHDGSYAFDLGRWHLLSINTGDGRPNDSLLRWVRRDLRRDRSRCELAYWHHPLHSSGHEHGGDERARELWGVLFRAGVDVVLNSHEHNYERFALLGPTGAPRRDGIRQFVVGTGGGPLYGLPSDGDRGSQRRIDHRHGVLRMDLHRSGYEWRFLAVGRTTLDRGTQRCHR; encoded by the coding sequence GTGACACGGTCTCGACGGTTCATCGCGCTGGTCGCGGCGATCGCGCTGTGGCCGCTCGCCGCGACGCAGCCCGCGCTCGCGCGGGCTCCGGTCATCGTCGCTGCGGGAGATATCGCGTGCGGCGGCGACCCGTGCACACCGGAGCGGAGGACCGCTCGATTGGTCCGCTCGATCGGGCCGCGCGCCGTGCTGGCGCTGGGCGACCTGCAGTACCCGGACGGCTCGCTCGAGGACTTCCGGTCCTCCTACGATCGCACCTGGGGTCGGTTCAAGGGACGGACGTTCCCCACACCTGGGAACCACGAGTACCAGACGCCCCACGCCGACGGGTACTTCAGGTACTTCGGTGGCCGGGCGCACCGTGCACCGCACGACGGCTCCTACGCGTTCGACCTCGGTCGGTGGCACCTGCTATCGATCAACACAGGCGATGGGCGGCCCAACGATTCGCTCCTCCGGTGGGTTCGCCGGGACCTGCGCCGCGACCGCTCTCGGTGCGAGCTGGCCTACTGGCATCACCCGCTTCACTCGTCCGGCCACGAGCACGGCGGCGACGAACGCGCCCGGGAGCTCTGGGGCGTGCTCTTCCGTGCTGGGGTCGACGTGGTGCTGAACTCGCACGAGCACAACTACGAACGGTTCGCGCTCCTCGGTCCGACCGGCGCGCCGCGACGGGACGGGATCAGGCAGTTCGTCGTCGGCACCGGCGGCGGCCCCCTCTACGGGCTTCCGTCGGACGGCGATCGTGGGTCACAGCGCCGGATCGATCACCGACACGGCGTACTCCGGATGGATCTGCACCGAAGCGGGTACGAGTGGCGGTTCCTCGCCGTCGGACGAACGACGTTGGACCGGGGCACGCAGCGGTGCCATCGCTGA
- a CDS encoding hemerythrin domain-containing protein, with amino-acid sequence MDAVKLLKQDHDEVKKMLTDLENTTERAEKTRTEGLATLKRELEIHEAIEEEVFYPALKEHPKTKELALEGYEEHHVVDMVMTEIEGVEPSDETWMAKFTVMKENLEHHIEEEEGEMFPQAEKVFDDSELDDLGDRMQARKEELKAQSA; translated from the coding sequence ATGGACGCCGTGAAGCTGCTGAAGCAGGACCACGACGAGGTCAAGAAGATGCTCACCGACCTCGAGAACACGACTGAGCGCGCGGAGAAGACGCGTACCGAGGGCCTCGCGACCCTGAAGCGCGAGCTCGAGATCCACGAGGCGATCGAGGAAGAGGTCTTCTACCCGGCGCTGAAGGAGCACCCGAAGACGAAGGAGCTCGCGCTCGAGGGATACGAAGAGCACCACGTCGTCGACATGGTGATGACCGAGATCGAGGGTGTCGAGCCCAGCGACGAGACCTGGATGGCGAAGTTCACCGTGATGAAGGAGAACCTCGAGCACCACATCGAGGAAGAGGAAGGCGAGATGTTCCCGCAGGCCGAGAAGGTCTTCGACGACTCGGAGCTCGACGATCTCGGCGACCGGATGCAAGCCCGCAAGGAGGAGCTGAAAGCGCAGTCGGCCTAG
- a CDS encoding ATP-dependent DNA ligase, whose product MPKRTIAGDLPAPMLAKLQPEMPTGEGWTYEPKWDGFRTIVAVGDDGTVRLASRDGRPLGRYFPEVVAAVEAAGEGSFVADGEIVRVTDGSMEFDELQLRLHPAESRVRKLAGEIPATLVLFDLIRERTEDLAGLPLARRRAHLASLAKELGWLEASGDLPSMPPAPAVLVAPWTADIDAAQAWFDDDDGLGQDGVLAKRDDQPYLAGERGWVKVKHRRTLDVVIGGYRLSKSRDGVGALLLGLYDDAGTLHYVGHTSSFKAAERREMLAELRTLEGPSFVGGRAPGGPSRWTGGRDLEWVAIDPVLVAEVTIDRMQYGRFRHAATFVRWRDDRDPTSVRFEQLGVEPPEWPDPGALK is encoded by the coding sequence ATGCCGAAGCGCACGATCGCCGGGGACCTACCGGCGCCGATGCTCGCCAAGCTCCAACCCGAGATGCCGACCGGAGAGGGCTGGACCTACGAGCCGAAATGGGACGGGTTCCGCACGATCGTGGCGGTGGGCGACGACGGCACCGTGCGGCTCGCGAGCCGCGACGGTCGGCCGCTCGGCCGGTACTTCCCAGAGGTCGTCGCCGCCGTCGAGGCGGCGGGAGAGGGTTCCTTCGTGGCCGACGGTGAGATCGTCCGCGTCACCGACGGCTCGATGGAGTTCGACGAGCTCCAGCTGCGGCTGCATCCGGCGGAGTCGCGCGTGCGCAAGCTCGCCGGCGAGATCCCGGCGACGCTCGTGCTCTTCGACCTGATCCGCGAGCGAACGGAAGACCTCGCCGGACTCCCACTCGCGAGGCGTCGCGCGCATCTCGCGTCGCTCGCCAAAGAGCTCGGCTGGCTCGAAGCGTCGGGCGATCTGCCGTCGATGCCGCCGGCTCCGGCCGTTCTGGTGGCGCCCTGGACCGCCGACATCGACGCGGCGCAGGCCTGGTTCGACGACGACGACGGGCTCGGCCAGGACGGGGTGCTCGCGAAGCGAGACGATCAGCCGTACCTCGCGGGGGAACGCGGCTGGGTGAAGGTGAAGCACCGGCGCACGCTGGACGTGGTGATCGGCGGGTACCGCCTGTCGAAGTCGCGCGACGGCGTCGGCGCCCTGCTGCTCGGGCTGTACGACGATGCGGGCACGCTCCACTACGTCGGGCACACCTCGTCGTTCAAGGCGGCCGAGCGGCGTGAGATGCTCGCCGAGCTGCGGACGCTGGAGGGCCCGAGCTTCGTGGGAGGACGCGCGCCGGGCGGCCCGAGCCGCTGGACCGGAGGCCGCGACCTCGAGTGGGTCGCGATCGACCCGGTGCTCGTGGCAGAGGTGACGATCGACCGCATGCAGTACGGACGGTTCCGGCACGCGGCGACGTTCGTGCGCTGGCGTGACGATCGTGATCCGACGAGCGTGCGGTTCGAGCAGCTCGGCGTCGAGCCACCCGAGTGGCCCGACCCCGGTGCGCTGAAGTAG
- a CDS encoding adenylate/guanylate cyclase domain-containing protein, translating to MVYAVVIPDWVDPIYELADPAADAAFNLVATSILVLAGLAYFVGQRDQYQRRSDDLLHAILPDEIVPRLKDGAGTIADDLAEASVLFADVVDFTPMSAALSPAQLVELLDTVFSCFDAFVAELGFEKIKTVGDAYMAAAGVPRPRPDHALAISDLAVRIRDHDAVNPVDGSRLRFRIGINSGPVTAGVIGTRTFSYDLWGDTVNTASRMESSGVPGAIQITAATDELIRDAYVCEPRGPVPVKGKSEMET from the coding sequence GTGGTCTACGCGGTCGTGATCCCCGACTGGGTCGATCCGATCTACGAGCTCGCGGACCCCGCGGCCGACGCCGCGTTCAACCTCGTGGCGACGTCGATCCTCGTGTTGGCCGGCTTGGCGTACTTCGTCGGACAACGCGACCAGTATCAGCGGCGATCCGACGACTTGTTGCACGCCATCCTGCCCGACGAGATCGTGCCGCGGCTGAAGGACGGAGCGGGCACGATCGCCGACGATCTCGCCGAGGCGTCGGTGCTCTTCGCCGACGTGGTCGACTTCACGCCGATGTCGGCCGCGCTCTCACCGGCGCAGCTCGTCGAGCTGCTCGACACGGTGTTCTCGTGCTTCGACGCCTTCGTGGCGGAGCTCGGCTTCGAGAAGATCAAGACGGTTGGCGATGCCTACATGGCCGCCGCGGGCGTGCCGCGGCCGCGTCCCGACCACGCCCTCGCGATTTCCGATCTCGCCGTGCGTATCCGGGACCACGACGCCGTGAACCCCGTCGACGGAAGCCGGCTGCGCTTCCGGATCGGCATCAACTCCGGGCCGGTGACCGCCGGTGTGATCGGCACCCGCACGTTCTCCTACGACCTGTGGGGCGACACGGTGAACACGGCGAGCCGCATGGAATCGTCGGGCGTGCCGGGCGCGATCCAGATCACGGCCGCCACCGACGAGCTGATCCGCGACGCGTACGTGTGCGAGCCGCGCGGCCCAGTGCCGGTGAAGGGGAAGAGCGAGATGGAGACGTAG